In bacterium, a single genomic region encodes these proteins:
- a CDS encoding glycoside hydrolase family 38 C-terminal domain-containing protein, with the protein MNRWIMTLAAIALVAAVAARAQTPGTTQPADKPMLYVVGTSHLDTQWRWDIRTTINEYVPATFADNYRLLDLYPGYVFSFEGSFRYQLLREYRPDLYARLGPYIRSGQWRVTGSWVDAVDVNLPSFESLVRHTLYGNGFYKREFGVQSHDVYLPDCFGFGFALPSIAAHCGLKSFSTQKLTWGSWIGTPFDIGVWEGVDGSSLVAAVNPGEYVSRIEGDLTRDTLWLARAEAQRKSSGLAAALRYFGTGDTGGAPDSNSVAQLARSLDSDGPLAVKSIAPGDIVDVVAQADRTRLPRYNGELVMTRHGVGCYTSQAAMKRWNRRNEQLADAAERALVIGSLFGGIQYPRSALEATWTRFLWHQFHDDLTGTSIPEAYQFSWNDEILTQNRFAGMLEHAIEAISPVLDTRAKGAPVVVYNPVGFAREDLVEAAVHFPAGAPSAVRIYGPQGAEVPAQVLGRSGDTVHVLFPARVPSVGLAVYDVRPAAAPLPATGASATPTTLENRRYRVTLNAVGDVASIFDKRHERELLAAPIEWQLLFDKPNAWPSWEIDYDEIQAPPRAVVGGEPQVQVMENGPVRASVRITRRQGPSEFRTTISLAEGDAGDMVRFDADIDWAEKETLLKAAFQLAHPNEHVTYDIGLGTIQRGLNHPKLYEVPGQQWADMTSTTGDYGVAILNDSRYGWDHPDSHTVRLSLIHTPGVYDSWSWVGDQRSQDIGTHHVAFAVIGHRGDWREGAVVAHAAAFNQPLIAFQTENHAGARSPFALIQVETYSSDGRIVSGPGTVHLNCVKAAERSDEIVIRLRETAGLAAPDVRVRCAFPIVAAREVNGAEEPLGEAVVREGVLTTSLGAYQPRAFAIRVAAPKSLTVAPPRCHPIELPFDLDGISLDTDRRDGDFDNGRSLAGELLPDTVLDHDIPFVTGPKSAGALNVVVCRGQELNLPAGDYNRLHLLLTSVGGPAEARFRIDGRDTSFWVQDYADYIGQWDSRLVAGRLVEEPGLIAPAYILRQPVGWYGTHRHSAHGENEAYQFTYLYHARLPLSPGARRITLPDDPRLRLFAMTAADAAYDDIRPAAPLYDVANATIARIAAPRTAFVDSLVVSLSSPSPDVELRYTLDGSDPSESSPLYAGPITLTATTTVKARAFSDQADNAHVAQATYALLGFEEPVTVTKTAPGLACDYFEGTWDSLPDFAILKPARQTVLDSVTLPPFAREEEFGLTARGYITVPIDGLYDFFLSSDDGSDLALADTVLIDNDGLHGMGEVGGAIGLRAGTYPLLVRMFQKKGGRGLVLLVEGPGMHRQEVPAAWFSHSPDGKHKRK; encoded by the coding sequence ATGAATCGATGGATCATGACATTGGCGGCGATCGCGCTGGTCGCGGCGGTGGCGGCGCGCGCGCAGACGCCGGGCACGACCCAACCGGCCGACAAGCCGATGCTCTATGTGGTCGGAACCTCGCATCTGGACACGCAATGGCGCTGGGACATCCGCACGACGATCAACGAGTATGTGCCGGCCACCTTCGCCGACAACTACAGGTTGCTGGACCTCTACCCCGGTTATGTCTTCAGCTTCGAAGGGTCCTTCCGCTACCAGCTGCTGCGGGAATACCGCCCCGACCTCTACGCTCGTCTGGGGCCGTACATCCGGTCCGGCCAGTGGCGCGTGACCGGCAGTTGGGTGGATGCGGTCGATGTCAATCTGCCGTCGTTCGAATCCCTGGTGCGCCACACGCTCTATGGCAACGGATTCTACAAGCGGGAGTTTGGCGTCCAAAGCCACGACGTCTATCTGCCCGACTGCTTCGGCTTTGGTTTCGCGCTGCCGTCGATCGCGGCGCACTGCGGCCTGAAGAGTTTTTCGACGCAAAAACTCACCTGGGGCTCCTGGATCGGGACGCCGTTTGATATCGGTGTCTGGGAAGGGGTCGACGGCTCATCGCTGGTGGCGGCGGTCAATCCGGGCGAGTATGTCAGCAGGATCGAAGGCGACCTGACGCGCGACACGCTTTGGCTTGCGCGCGCCGAGGCGCAGCGCAAATCCTCCGGGCTGGCGGCGGCGCTGCGGTATTTCGGCACCGGCGACACCGGCGGCGCGCCCGACTCCAATTCCGTGGCGCAGCTGGCCCGCTCGCTGGATTCCGATGGCCCACTGGCGGTGAAGAGCATCGCACCCGGCGACATCGTGGATGTCGTCGCGCAGGCCGACCGCACCAGATTGCCGCGCTACAATGGCGAGTTGGTGATGACCCGTCACGGGGTCGGCTGCTACACCTCGCAGGCGGCGATGAAACGCTGGAACCGCCGCAATGAACAGCTCGCCGACGCCGCCGAACGGGCGCTGGTGATCGGCTCGCTGTTTGGCGGCATCCAATACCCGCGCTCGGCGCTGGAAGCGACCTGGACGCGCTTCCTCTGGCACCAGTTCCATGATGACCTGACCGGCACCAGCATCCCTGAGGCGTACCAATTCTCCTGGAACGATGAGATCCTCACGCAGAACCGATTCGCCGGCATGCTTGAGCATGCGATCGAGGCCATCAGTCCCGTGCTCGACACCCGCGCCAAGGGTGCGCCGGTTGTCGTGTACAACCCTGTCGGTTTTGCGCGCGAGGATTTGGTCGAAGCGGCGGTGCATTTCCCGGCCGGCGCGCCGTCGGCGGTCCGAATCTATGGCCCCCAGGGGGCCGAAGTCCCGGCGCAGGTGCTGGGGCGAAGCGGTGACACGGTGCATGTTCTTTTCCCGGCACGTGTCCCGTCGGTTGGCCTGGCCGTCTACGATGTCCGTCCCGCCGCAGCCCCTCTGCCGGCAACCGGCGCATCCGCCACACCCACGACACTGGAGAATCGCCGCTACCGAGTGACATTGAACGCTGTCGGCGATGTCGCCTCAATCTTTGACAAGCGCCACGAGCGCGAGTTGCTCGCCGCCCCGATCGAGTGGCAACTGCTCTTCGACAAGCCAAACGCCTGGCCGAGCTGGGAAATCGACTACGATGAAATCCAGGCCCCGCCGCGCGCGGTCGTTGGCGGCGAACCGCAGGTGCAAGTGATGGAGAACGGGCCGGTGCGCGCCAGCGTCCGCATCACCCGCCGTCAGGGCCCGTCGGAATTCCGCACCACCATCTCGCTGGCCGAAGGCGACGCGGGCGACATGGTCCGGTTCGACGCCGATATTGATTGGGCCGAGAAGGAGACCCTGCTGAAGGCGGCCTTCCAGCTGGCCCATCCCAATGAGCATGTCACCTACGATATCGGTCTGGGCACGATTCAGCGGGGGCTGAATCATCCGAAACTCTACGAAGTCCCCGGTCAGCAGTGGGCCGACATGACCTCGACCACCGGCGACTACGGTGTCGCGATTCTCAACGACTCCCGCTATGGCTGGGATCACCCGGATTCGCACACCGTGCGCCTGTCATTGATTCACACACCCGGTGTCTATGACTCCTGGTCCTGGGTGGGCGATCAGCGATCGCAGGATATCGGCACTCATCACGTGGCGTTTGCGGTCATCGGGCATCGTGGCGACTGGCGAGAGGGCGCGGTGGTGGCGCACGCGGCCGCTTTCAATCAGCCATTGATCGCCTTCCAGACCGAAAATCACGCCGGGGCGCGCTCACCCTTCGCGTTGATCCAAGTCGAAACCTACTCTTCCGATGGCCGCATTGTGTCCGGCCCCGGCACGGTGCATCTCAACTGCGTCAAGGCGGCGGAACGAAGCGATGAGATCGTGATTCGTCTGCGCGAGACCGCCGGCTTGGCCGCGCCCGATGTGCGGGTGCGTTGCGCCTTCCCGATTGTCGCCGCCCGGGAAGTCAACGGCGCCGAGGAACCGCTCGGAGAGGCGGTTGTCCGCGAGGGGGTCCTGACGACATCGCTGGGCGCCTATCAGCCGCGCGCCTTCGCCATTCGGGTTGCCGCGCCCAAGTCCCTGACGGTCGCGCCCCCGCGTTGCCACCCGATTGAATTGCCGTTTGACCTCGATGGGATTTCGCTTGATACGGACCGTCGGGATGGCGACTTCGACAACGGACGCTCTCTTGCTGGCGAACTTTTGCCAGACACGGTGCTGGATCACGACATTCCTTTTGTCACCGGACCGAAATCCGCCGGGGCGCTCAATGTCGTCGTCTGCCGTGGTCAGGAATTAAACCTGCCGGCCGGTGATTACAACCGTTTGCATCTGCTCCTGACCAGTGTCGGCGGGCCCGCGGAAGCGAGATTCCGGATCGATGGACGCGACACCAGTTTCTGGGTGCAGGATTATGCCGACTACATCGGCCAGTGGGACAGCCGTCTGGTGGCCGGACGACTGGTGGAGGAGCCGGGGCTGATCGCGCCGGCTTACATCCTGCGCCAGCCGGTCGGCTGGTACGGGACTCACCGTCACAGCGCGCACGGTGAAAACGAGGCGTATCAGTTCACCTACCTGTATCACGCGCGGTTGCCGCTGTCACCGGGCGCCCGGCGCATCACCCTGCCGGACGATCCGCGTTTGCGCCTCTTTGCGATGACCGCCGCCGACGCCGCCTACGATGACATTCGCCCGGCGGCTCCGCTCTATGATGTGGCCAACGCGACCATTGCGCGCATCGCGGCGCCGCGCACGGCCTTTGTCGACAGTCTCGTCGTCTCGCTGTCCAGTCCGTCGCCCGATGTCGAACTCCGCTACACGCTCGATGGCAGCGACCCGTCCGAATCTTCTCCGCTGTACGCCGGGCCCATCACCCTGACGGCCACCACCACGGTCAAGGCGCGGGCGTTCTCGGACCAAGCCGACAACGCGCATGTGGCGCAAGCCACCTATGCGCTTCTGGGTTTCGAGGAGCCGGTGACGGTGACCAAGACCGCGCCGGGCCTGGCCTGCGACTATTTTGAAGGTACTTGGGACAGTCTCCCCGACTTTGCAATCCTGAAGCCCGCGCGGCAAACGGTTCTCGATTCGGTTACCCTGCCGCCGTTTGCGCGGGAAGAGGAATTCGGCCTCACCGCGCGCGGCTACATCACTGTCCCGATCGATGGACTGTATGACTTTTTCCTCAGCTCCGATGACGGCAGCGATCTTGCCCTGGCCGACACCGTGCTCATCGACAACGATGGTCTGCATGGCATGGGCGAAGTCGGCGGCGCCATCGGTCTGCGCGCCGGGACCTATCCGTTGCTGGTGCGCATGTTCCAGAAGAAGGGGGGACGTGGTCTGGTACTGCTGGTCGAGGGCCCGGGGATGCACCGCCAGGAAGTGCCCGCCGCCTGGTTCAGTCATTCGCCTGACGGCAAGCACAAGCGGAAGTAG
- the typA gene encoding translational GTPase TypA, giving the protein MTSATHIRNLAIIAHIDHGKTTLIDAIFQAAHLFRDNEQVANRLMDSYELERERGITIRAKHCTVNWRDYLINIIDTPGHADFSGEVERVLSMVDSVLLLVDANEGPMPQTRYVLMRALRLGLRPIVIINKVDRPNARPLEALNKTFDLFIELGATDEQAHFPVLYGSGLAGWLVRDLAHDAHHQGIDALFETIIEHVPAPKVDSAAPFLMQISTLAWSDYIGQIGCGRVLQGRLDRGGEFTRVVTRWRKPGDPEAGWEEIARASERGVHMWVTRGLERVEVDSVSAGDIVWIAGPEEIGIGDTFAAAGDEATALKPLDIEEPTVSMFFLVNSGPFSGKEGKAIMLRQLKERLQRECRTNVALRYEDIGRADGVKVSGRGELHLAILIEEMRREGLELCVSRPEVITHIGDNGAVLEPMEQLIIDVPEEYQGVVMEKVARRKGEIVHMENNGAGLARLEFAIPTRGLIGYRTDFLTDTRGLGIMASRFSGYGPWKGEIASRFRGSLVSMETGAVTAYQMEKLQERAVLFVEPMQLVYQGQIVGENSRPDDLPCNPTKSKALTNHRAASKDQSVVLNAPRLLTLDQALEWIAEDELVEVTPKSIRMRKVILDAEERKRTEKRRQASLQTT; this is encoded by the coding sequence ATGACCAGCGCCACTCACATCCGCAACCTGGCGATCATCGCCCACATCGATCACGGCAAGACCACGCTGATCGACGCGATCTTCCAGGCGGCGCACCTATTCCGCGACAACGAGCAGGTCGCCAACCGGCTGATGGACAGCTACGAGCTGGAGCGTGAGCGCGGCATCACCATCCGCGCCAAGCACTGCACGGTCAACTGGCGCGATTACCTGATCAACATCATCGACACGCCCGGCCACGCTGATTTTTCCGGCGAGGTTGAGCGGGTGCTCTCGATGGTCGATTCCGTGTTGCTTCTGGTCGACGCCAACGAGGGGCCGATGCCGCAGACACGCTATGTGCTGATGCGCGCGTTGCGTCTGGGGCTGCGCCCGATCGTCATCATCAACAAGGTCGATCGTCCCAACGCCCGTCCGCTGGAGGCCCTCAACAAGACGTTTGATTTATTCATCGAACTGGGCGCCACCGACGAGCAGGCGCACTTCCCGGTGCTTTATGGCTCCGGTCTCGCCGGATGGCTGGTGCGCGATCTGGCGCACGATGCGCACCATCAGGGCATCGACGCCCTCTTCGAGACTATCATCGAGCATGTCCCGGCGCCGAAAGTCGATTCCGCGGCTCCCTTCCTGATGCAGATCAGCACGCTGGCCTGGAGCGACTATATCGGTCAGATCGGCTGCGGACGTGTGCTGCAGGGACGATTGGACCGCGGCGGCGAATTCACCCGGGTCGTGACTCGCTGGCGCAAACCGGGAGACCCGGAGGCCGGCTGGGAAGAGATCGCGCGTGCCAGCGAGAGGGGTGTGCACATGTGGGTGACCCGCGGGCTGGAGCGGGTCGAGGTTGATTCGGTGTCGGCAGGGGACATTGTCTGGATCGCCGGCCCGGAGGAAATCGGCATCGGCGACACCTTTGCCGCCGCCGGGGATGAGGCGACTGCGCTCAAGCCGCTGGACATCGAAGAACCGACCGTCTCGATGTTCTTCCTGGTCAACAGCGGCCCCTTCTCCGGCAAGGAGGGCAAGGCGATCATGCTGCGGCAGCTAAAGGAGCGGTTGCAGCGCGAGTGCCGCACCAATGTGGCGCTGCGCTACGAGGACATCGGCCGCGCCGACGGGGTCAAGGTGTCGGGCCGCGGCGAACTGCATCTGGCCATCCTCATCGAAGAGATGCGGCGCGAGGGATTGGAACTGTGTGTCTCGCGTCCGGAGGTCATCACCCACATCGGCGACAATGGCGCGGTGCTGGAACCGATGGAGCAGCTCATCATCGATGTGCCGGAAGAATACCAGGGTGTGGTGATGGAGAAGGTGGCACGCCGCAAAGGCGAGATCGTGCACATGGAGAACAACGGCGCCGGGCTGGCGCGTCTGGAGTTTGCCATTCCCACCCGCGGCCTGATCGGCTACCGGACCGATTTCCTCACTGACACGCGCGGCCTGGGCATCATGGCATCGCGGTTTTCCGGTTACGGCCCCTGGAAGGGCGAGATCGCTTCGCGTTTCCGCGGGTCGCTGGTGAGCATGGAGACCGGCGCGGTCACCGCCTACCAGATGGAGAAACTCCAGGAGCGGGCCGTGCTGTTTGTCGAGCCGATGCAGTTGGTCTACCAGGGGCAGATTGTCGGCGAAAACTCGCGTCCCGACGATCTCCCCTGCAATCCCACCAAAAGCAAGGCGCTGACCAACCACCGTGCCGCCAGCAAGGACCAGAGCGTGGTGCTCAATGCGCCGCGACTGCTGACCCTGGACCAGGCGCTGGAGTGGATCGCCGAGGATGAGTTGGTTGAAGTCACGCCGAAGTCGATCCGCATGCGCAAGGTGATTCTCGACGCCGAGGAGCGCAAGCGCACCGAAAAGCGCCGTCAGGCCTCGTTGCAGACCACCTGA